ACTAATAGTTAAAAGCACTCACGGGTCTGGGCTGGCCTGAAAACCTCCTGTTGTAGCTGTTTATCTGATCTACCAccgtttgtttttcattactattttctaaattctCTTCTGCTGTAAAATTCCTCAGCAGGAGTGTCacctgaaataataaatatatcactAATGAGATTTGTGACAAATGCATATATCAGGGTTTGTCTTAAAAAACAGCAATATTTAATACGAAACTAACACATATCAAGCTAAATGTAGCCTCCCGCCCCACCACCATCGTcaccacacaaaacaaactgacacAAACAAGCATttttatagttattataacCACACTGgtaatgtagaattttttttatatttctggCTACATACAGGATGTGTATATAAGAATAGAGCTGCATATTACCTGTTGTCGGCAAACGGGACATCGTATGGCCCCAAGCCACTGCCCATGTTGCCAGTAGGTTATACAACAATgacctacaaaaaaaaaaaaaagacaagctTTGAACACATATCGGCTGCACCTTTACTGTAACCAGACTAATACATAAGcatttacttaaagggacaatGAGGCAAGTACATTCCATCAATACACATCACATATCTACATTTCATCAATACACATTCCATAACTACATTTCATCAATGTATAACATTACTACATTCCATCAATATACATCACATATGTACATTTCAATACACAtgcagggtttttgccagaaagacatttttgggtaaaTGGTGCTATGGGattgaacatttaaaatgtttgtactGAATGCAAtaggcctcccccagaaagaaaataggttagtaatgataacagtaaaattttgtcaaaaggttaacttaaataaaatatatctgcaaaatgttttgggtatggcaccatacccattttacgcTCTGGCCGAAACCCTGACATGACATTCAGTAAGCAGAGCACTTGACCACATTAAGAAATCAGGTAGCTGGGATAGTCTAGAAAGGTCGACTGTAATGGTCTAGAGAGGTTGACTGTAATGGTCTAGAGAGGTTGACTGTAATGGTCTAGAGAGGTTGACTGTAATGGTCTAGAGACGTTGACTTGATACAAACCACAGAACAGGTGACCACAGTTGGTCTCGACAGCGAAAGATGCTTCAGCCAAGCATATTGGACACTGGAGTTGGCCATCGTTCTGCTGTCTCACTACCCGAGGCTGGTCTGCGTTGCTGTTAAACGCCTCTTCCTCGCGGTGTAAGAATAACCGGGTCGTCTCAACATTCCCAGCACTGTCGGGATGAATCTCCTGGCTTCTTCGTCTCGTGCTACAATATGCAAACAGTTAACACAATATGTAATGGGCATACACGTGTACTACTGTATATACATACTAAATCCCTTGTTTAAAAAGATCACTCAAAATTGCTCGCAACTGTTTAGTTGTTATAATGTGCATTATGAACAAGGAAACTAACCAAAATTTGTCAACAACATACcttcacatttaaaaacaaaaacaattgttcatggagcctaaagtctgaaccacattgttaacaactatgataaattatttACTGAAAGCATGCAACTTTTCAtcatctgccattttacttttatatggaatactcttcaagagatATTGATCACATAGTTAttatctagtatgtggaatctgtatcaatgtaatgggttttttcaagatttctgtctgaataaaatggtggggggtggggagggaatCTAACGGTAAATAAAGGTAGGAGtcatttatcgtagttgttaatttggttcagactttacgTTGTAGGAGACCACCATATAATaactgaaacattttgtttaatcagtgtttACTGaataaattgcattaaaacaCAACTTAAGAGAATATGATCTGCTTATGGAgttattttaattctttttattaGTTTATCCTTCTAAACTGATCTTAATGAGTCTCTTCTGCTACATGTGTAGCTGGAGATCCCTTTTATGTGtaggataaaaaaaatccatgagCAGATGAagagggaaatgttttaatgacacactcaacacattttatttatggttatattgcgttggacatatggttaaggaccacacagatattgagagaggaaacctgctgtcaccacttcatgggctactctttttgattagcagcaagggatcttttatatgcatcatcccacagacaggatagtacaaaccatggcttttgtaacaccagttatggagcactggctggaacacgaaatagcccaatgggcccactgaccgggaatcgatcctagatcaaccacacatcaagcgagtgctgtaccactgagctagttCCCGCCCCTATGAGCAGATGATGTTCTTCACAATCGACCAGTTTTGCCGTTATATTTATAGTTTAACCAATGGCAATGTTTCCACTATTTGAACATAAAAAATAGaacagttatttttgtttatgtcaATTCAAACTGGAAATGTCCTGGGGGTACCACGTTTTCCGCCAATTTTACCAGTTCGTCCCATATCAGTTCaccccaaaatatttttaagttcaCTTCCAACACAATgaacaggcatcgaaataagcattgtgtctggtaacccatttactggttaccacaaaatatagcctggtaacccataggttaccacaactatatgaaagttagaattgaattcctgttactactacttttaacgcCCTTGCATGTGTGCCAGATGATtattgtagtatacatgtatttatgattcATTCTGTATGTTATGACTGTTCttaatgtattacatataattCTTTACAAGTATGTGACTCATATTTAATAACTGAACAACTGAATAGataaatttatgtaaataaaaatgttatgttttctattttttcatacaatgaaagataataataattctgaaattgtatcgcAACGCgcgaacatcggtacgagaaatgaaatccggaagtaaatttatttagtgggcgctgcttaaacgtGGAAACCGAAACCGATATgtattaacatgctcatataccactttttcattcatttatttattcacatgcttccataccacgaaggtttcaagcatgtctgtcccggggtcGAGTTCTTGATAGCCAGAGGTTtactccgggacagaaaaattTAACgggataattttgaattttactcaaaaattaaaaatatatataggggGACACATTTtactatatttaaagaaaatttttgAAGGTGGAgtccaaaaatttatttaaaaactattattatatcaaAAATTTCCTAGACTAATAAATTTTTCACCATTTTAGATGGACGTTCTAAATTAAAATCATATACCACTGGAGTTTCGAGCATGTATGTCgcgggtccggtctctggatatACAGGGGCCTGACCCGCGACAGAAGCTTAAATGTGGATTGCCGAAactgcttgcaattgcacaagtgcgcacaaacatcggtgcaatttcgtACGAGAAAACGAAACGCAGAAGACCGAAATGCATTGTCTGGTTTACGTTCagaaacgaaactaccgttaACGCTGACatttttgtcgagaacgaaacaccgttctcgacttttcttacatgtggtaacctcccggtaacctgaacgaccgttctcgacttatttcgatgcctgaatGAAcagaagttttattttattattgtcaaATCTGTAAGCATAACTAATATCTTGTTATGTGTTTTTTCAGTAAAAGATGTTATTTGTAAGTTTtgttacagataaaaaaaaattacactgTAAATGTGTGAATGTGCAATACAGATTTCCCCCACATTTATTTCCTAACTAAGTTTTGTGAAGTTGCTATTGATcctcctacccccaccccaatattacataataaacataactTTGTTATTCTGATGTCTGTAGCTAATAAGTACAACCTAATTAACGCTGATAAACTGACATtgacagtgatagaaataagcagaattgtTCACTTGTCCACCAAACAAGCACATctaaaaatctacttgtctgccaatattttcaccTGTTCAAATATGAAAACTTGCAGGGCTGGAAGTGGATCAAGGAAGAATAGTTCAAGCCCTGAGGagtatatttgaattttttttaaatttatatacacgtgtctgtgtgtgtttttgtgtgtgtgtgtgtgtgtgtcacggggggggggtaaatacagtttgtttgtttgttttatttaacgacaccactagagctcactgattaattaatcattggttattggatagcaaacatttggtaattttgatatattatataatctctaagagaaaacctgcaactttttttcattagtagctaggggtcttttatatgcaccatccacggacagaatagcacatatcacagtctttgatatactagtcatgatgcactggctggaacgagaaatagcccaatgtgcccaccgaagGGGACTGATCCCAGACTgcccacgcatcaagcgaacacagctatacactttaccactgggctacatcctgcccccggTGTATAGAGATTTATTTGAGGCCTTCAATCTGTGGTTTGGGGGCATGCTCACCTgagattattttaaatttcaagtgttaaaatattttaattaaagtaaaatGATTTCAAAGTGTGGGGCATGCATAGCTcttctatttctttcttttatttttatttttttgggttttcttttttccccctcctAATATATACTTATGCTTCCAATTCCATATACCGgtactttgttttctcgtgcacggttcgtgcagtcaacatccgatttgttgtcatcggcatgtcgttcatttatgaggtttttcttcacagttcacgaacattttcataaacaataaagtttcgaaaagtaagtatctaaatacaaaactttacaaacccccaaaaccattacttttactaagtcgtttttgtttattccttgaAATTACCGACATAGGGTctacatgactcgtagaaattgacttaaaatggagaaagatgaattaacatttggtgtgtgtcacatgacctcacacgtgccagatcaacaaggccaaagcatttaatttttacgtTTTTGAAGACCCctattgttagaatttgttttcaattattatattcaatctgcaaaaggtatgctacatttttttgccTCTATTGTAgagaatagtattcataatccattcataacaattgtaaataattttgagtatataaattgtgttaattaagaataaattcattaaaaaaattatattttataaactattcactggtataaaagtaatgcctatcagtattgacatcaagtgttattCATGTGTGTTCATAAAAcacggaccggaccagaacacttcacaaattgaatttttctttttaaaaaaatattaaactaagtGTTCGTTAACtgtgcagttaaaaaaaaaaaaaattcatgtagtggcctcaaaaatggaaaatgatgaactgcacatgcgcattacgatactttttgcaaatgcATGCACCTGAATGCAGTTAGAAACgttgcactctttcctgtttaccgtagtgtgtttcacttttgtttactagaatggatttgttttaaattcacattgttgattttttacgttaatcgattacaatctattttttttcacgtatcgtagctgaaaaattgtataataatatttccgtaaatatcatTCGCGTTTTTGTCATTAGGTGAATGCAGTTTGGGACGTTGATGGTATACATAACTGCTGCAAACCGACAGTGACAGGATGGGGGCAAACTAGAAATCTGAATTAGAGGTAACTGACATTTTACTGGGCATGAACTGACAGTATTACATTTGGTGACTAACTGGTATAGGGAACAATGATCTGGGGGCAAACATGAAGCTTACGATGATTCGAGTCTGGACTCTGGTAGGAGgggtagttcatcaagattaaacTCGAGTGCAAGCACAATTGAGGTTAATTTTGATGAACTAGTAGGCGGGGGTGAGGATGGGTACTGACAACAGATCAACACGTCtacaacatgaatataaaaatgtaacatttctataactttcaaaaatgttatttattttcaattaaattatttctgACAATAGTTGTTAAGGAACTGTTTCTTGAAAACAGTCAGATTTTGAAATCTTCACCAACCTGTTATAAATAACTGCCAAAGACGTCACCAATAGGCAAATGAATGTCCCCAAACCAATAATAACTTCGTTCCCAATACCCTCAACTATATTAGTACGACGCAGATACGACCCCATTGTTTCATGAAAAGACgttaagactgtcaaaataaaacttgaaacacattttgttttcattaaaagtaaatattgcCACTAAACACGGAAGTGGAAAACGCTTTCCATTGTTGACTGtgcatattcataatattacgCTTTTAGTTTTATGTCGGTATCAGTTAACGGATTTTGATAaactttttagttttaaatgcaTGACGTTGGTTAAAAATCAACCATAACATAACACATTAAATAATATGCATGGGTCTTTAGtttttattgtgttgttgttgttgttgctgctgttgttgtttcgATAAAAAAGGAATTAAATCGGgttgtgttaaatatatactattACCCTGACGCTTACTTAAGCTTAGTTCAACTAATCTACAAAGGCAACaaatgtataatttgtatacaaattgcaaccaaatagtttatttactattataaaAACTATACATTTTTGTTGGATAATCTTTAGAAGTTGACCGACGGAATTTGAAGTGAACATTTGGtaacgttttatatatatatatatatatatatatatatatatatatatatatatatatatatatatatatatatatatatatatatatatatatatatatatatatatatatatatacatacatatacacacagtaaaGTATagttataacgaacatgcttagaacgaactactgcatagagcgaactgatcgtaaagttccgttttatctccctatacattataacaaacttatgcaaatgtgtacaactaaCTTCTGCTATAAggaactaactatcatggtcccttccggttcgttataagtgtataTAAGTTGTATTGCCCACAAGTTTGCTGTCTTTATGCAAATCATCCATCTTAGACAGCACTAtctacagggccgtagctaggatttattggggttttttttttttggggggggggggggtttggggtttttttggggggcaacggagtagttaatagtctaaaactccctttctttaagtttctataatgctttctgaatttttcgagggggggggggggcaactgctccCCTTGCCCCCATGCTAGCTACGCCCTGATCTAGCGACTGGTCTGATTCATATTCTTTGACATGACGGACGTTACTCTTCAAAAAGGCAAGGGGTAAAACCAAACCAACTTCATTTCCAAATTGTGTGAAACACTTTTAAATCGTACAAATAGAAGACTATAGAAGACTAAGAATTGCAATTCagctataaaacaaaaatataagtaaaattattacataattgAGTACACGTGTGACGGACGTTACATTTCGTTCACCGACATAAAATGAAGTTCTGTTTCAATAAAAAGCAGTGCATTGTCCAATGATCTGAAGATAAACGTACGCATTTTAATGcatgatgaagatgatggtgTGGATTTGAGGTATTTTAATTAACCTCTCGCAGGCTTTTTCCACTGAGGAGTTACATTATATAGGCCTATCCAAAGCATCTTAAATATAGTTCCGTCATGCAACAGCCTGCAATTATTCTAAACGTAAAGTTCATCTAAAAAGTGTCAATTGAGTTGTAAACAACCACAGACCTCTACAATGGATACAAAAGAATCTGCACACTGGCGGACCCAGATATCGAGGCGTCACCGGGACAGTGAACACACGCCATcccgtttaaagggacacaccctagttacatttatttgttaaccattacggcgttgtttttcgctattaaaccccatttttcacaaataaaattgcactttacttacattttattatttagaatacacatttccattcacctgaagtgctttttggtaatcctgatgtttgtaaaaccacgaaatgcatttttttgcattttttcacaagacgtgttgtcgagaaaaaaccgttaagcaagcgaggtccaatctatttttagaggggatatttccatttcaatgtcacagacgttggtatatcacgtgaccgttatcattttggttcggtttgttttctcgttcacggttcgcgcaatcaacatccgatttgttgttgttcatttgtgagatttttcttcacagttcgtgaacattttcagtaacaataaagttcagacaagtaagtgtctcaatacaaaacgttacaaacccttaaaaccaataattttgctaagtcttacgatatctggagaggggatacaaccaggacagaacagttggaacatgtccaggagaggtgaaacgaacgcaccccaagtctgtgaaatttgtcgtgacgtaggcattgttgtgcttcgagcgacatctaccggtgacatcagaatactaactttcaaaattatttcaagcaattgggacatgaggattcccatggtatttatcgatataaaacctgctttttcactccatttgacaaaaatgtgatctaagtgtgttacaggtttgtagattaaccaaattataatttaatttcactggatggaactagggtgtgcggctttaagtgccttaataactttaaaaacaaatttagaatccaatatatgcatgtacaacATTGATTATATTGCACTAAACACTGCATGGGcatctttatttcaacattttccgAAGAGCATGCCCTGAACCCCTGCTGCAAACAAATAACCAACTCCAAAACGTGTAATAAGTTACAATTTAGTCTACCAATGTCATATCGGGTGCATACCACTGCATGGGAATCTTTTATACAGGTCACagttagggcctccacgagtccaaaatattggactcgagtactcgagggtcaaactcgacccggacccgagtacccgatatttatactagatgataattaaaataaacaaaacaaaatgaacattatatatttatttggccATATAACATGTTAAAGTGCTAAGCTAAACATTACTGCAGAATACACGAGATAAAGAGTAACCAATGACTGTTTAATTATAAAGCTTAAGACTATAAAGCAAACTGACTGCTGATGTTAACAAGtgtaacatgtatttattaaaatgtaacaaacaaGTTTGTATAAGCACAAAATTATTACTTTGAGTGCAGATCATCTGCAGATGTATATCAAAACCATGTTAAATGCAGTTCTATCTAGCTTATAACCCTCCagtaataaagtatatatatatatatatatatatatatatatatatatatatatatatatatatatatatgtattatgcaagataaagataaaataatttttttaatgtaattaaattgtaaggagtgggtgggtgggaaaCAATGTGACCTACAATACTGACTAAGACAAAGGAA
The sequence above is drawn from the Gigantopelta aegis isolate Gae_Host chromosome 6, Gae_host_genome, whole genome shotgun sequence genome and encodes:
- the LOC121374930 gene encoding E3 ubiquitin-protein ligase RNF170-like yields the protein MKTKCVSSFILTVLTSFHETMGSYLRRTNIVEGIGNEVIIGLGTFICLLVTSLAVIYNSTRRRSQEIHPDSAGNVETTRLFLHREEEAFNSNADQPRVVRQQNDGQLQCPICLAEASFAVETNCGHLFCGHCCITYWQHGQWLGAIRCPVCRQQVTLLLRNFTAEENLENSNEKQTVVDQINSYNRRFSGQPRPILDYIRDLPTLLRHAFNEFFSIGGLIWMFRMRVIMCFLAALFYFISPLDLIPEAAFGLLGFLDDFFIVGLLAIYITIIYRQVVEARAERQAMNAGPAS